The genomic window TTCTTGCGGTGCTCGCGCCCGTGATCTCACCCTTCGATCCAGCGCGGATGTCGATCCGCAACCGTTTCCAGCTGCCGTCCGCGACCTACTGGCTCGGCACGGATAATCTCGGGAGAGACATTTTCAGCCGCATCGCCTGGGGCGCGCGGTTCAGTCTCGGGATCGGTCTCGGCGTCGTGGTGCTGAATGCCGTGTTCGGGGTCCTGCTCGGCGCGGTGGCCGGCTATTATCGCCGGCTTGATGGCATCCTGATGCGCCTCGCTGATGCCTTGATGGCCTTCCCCTCCGTCCTCCTCGCCATCGGCATCGCCGCGGCGATGGGGCCATCGGCGATGACCGCGGTGATTTCGCTTGCCGTCGTCTATATCCCCCGGACCGCCCGCATTCTGCGCTCGTCGGTGCTGGTGGTGAAGGAAATGGAATATGTGCAGGCTTCGATCGGCGCTGGTGCCCGTGATCTCCAGATCCTTTGCCGGCATATCCTGCCGAACTGCATGGCGCCGCTGATCGTCCAGCTCAGCTTTGTCTTCGCCTATGCCGTGCTCTCAGAGGCTGTCCTCAGCTTTCTCGGGCTCGGCTCCGCCCCCTCGGTGCCGAGTTGGGGCATGATGATCGCCGAAGGGCGCAGCTATATCCGCGAGGCGGCATGGCTGACGATCTTCCCGGGTGTCGCGATCGCCGTCACGGTCCTTGGCCTCAACCTGCTCGGTGATGGCCTGCGAGACGTGCTCGACCCGCGCGTGAAGCTCCACGATTGAGTAGCCGCACTCGGCATCCAGAAGGCCATAGGAAAGGGCCGCGTGATCATCGTCAC from Hyphomicrobiales bacterium includes these protein-coding regions:
- a CDS encoding Peptide/nickel transport system permease protein, which gives rise to MTLVTDMAGVAAIDEHRSFWRSRTARRLLRHRSFMIGMVLCLLVTVLAVLAPVISPFDPARMSIRNRFQLPSATYWLGTDNLGRDIFSRIAWGARFSLGIGLGVVVLNAVFGVLLGAVAGYYRRLDGILMRLADALMAFPSVLLAIGIAAAMGPSAMTAVISLAVVYIPRTARILRSSVLVVKEMEYVQASIGAGARDLQILCRHILPNCMAPLIVQLSFVFAYAVLSEAVLSFLGLGSAPSVPSWGMMIAEGRSYIREAAWLTIFPGVAIAVTVLGLNLLGDGLRDVLDPRVKLHD